The following are from one region of the Quercus robur chromosome 1, dhQueRobu3.1, whole genome shotgun sequence genome:
- the LOC126689718 gene encoding zinc finger protein BRUTUS-like, whose translation MGTPFPGLQHRDGGGGVAVMAGPVKAMEPTPSKTCLKNSSLKPPILIFLFFHKAIRSELERLHHAAVTFATAGGDIKPLFDRYHFLRAIYKHHCNAEDEVIFPALDIRVKNVARTYSLEHEGEIVLFDQLFELLKSNLQNEESYRRELASCTGALQTSISQHMFKEEEQVFPLLIEKFSFEEQAMLVWQFLCSIPVNMMAKFLPWLSSSISSDERQDMQKCLCKIIPEEKLLQQVVFAWMEGLRVSEMQKSCEDNLKVRCQDSVASAFISQTEQGKCACESSKTGKRKHMELNADHTNSTVSCPIDEILLWHKAIKIELNDIAEAARKIQISGDFSDLFAFNKRLQFIAEVCIFHSIAEDKIIFPAVDAELSFAQEHAEEKIQFDKLRCLIESIQSAEANSTSAEFCTRLCSQADQIMDNIQKHFHDEEAQVLPLARKHFSPEKQRELLYKSLCVMPLKLIECVLPWLVGSVSDEEASFFLQNMYMAAPASDSALVKLFSGWACKGRLRNVCLSSSAISGCSARVSTSKEEYVSQPLCACASLSSSEEKRSFTQADDNRRPVKRGISIPQEDSDAHHSTEAGNSVILPCSNQSCCVPGLGVNGNNLGVTLAAAKSLRSLSFSPSAPSLNSSLFNWEIDIACTDAGSATRPIDNIFKFHKAIRKDLEYLDVESGKLNDCNETFLRQFTGRFRLLWGLYRAHSNAEDDIVFPALESKETLHNVSHSYTLDHKQEEKLFEDISSVLSALTQLHERLNSTKFSDHSVESNFDSSDHNDTMRKYDELSTKLQGMCKSIRVTLDQHVFREELELWPLFDRHFSVEDQDKIVGRIIGTTGAEVLQSMLPWVTSALTQEEQNKMMDTWKNATKNTMFSEWLNEWWEGNSAASPQTTTSGSSISLGTDAYESLDHSDLTFKPGWKDIFRMNQNELESEIRKVSRDSTLDPRRKAYLIQNLMTSRWIASQQKLPQATAGESSNSEDLLACSPSFRDSEKQVFGCEHYSRNCKLRAACCGKLFTCRFCHDKISDHSMDRKATTEMMCMRCLKIQPVGPVCSTPSCGGLSMAKYYCSICKFFDDERTVYHCPFCNLCRLGNGLGIDYFHCMTCNCCLGIKLVDHKCREKGLETNCPICCDFLFTSSATVRALPCGHFMHSDCFQAYTCSHYVCPICSKSLGDMAVYFGMLDALLASEELPEEYRDRCQDILCNDCDKKGTAAFHWLYHKCGFCESYNTRVIKVDSSHNCSTSN comes from the exons ATGGGGACGCCATTTCCGGGCCTGCAACACCGAGACGGTGGTGGCGGCGTGGCGGTAATGGCGGGACCAGTGAAAGCTATGGAGCCCACACCGTCGAAGACTTGTTTGAAGAACTCGTCGCTTAAGCCCCCGATCCTAATCTTCTTGTTCTTTCACAAGGCTATACGTTCCGAGCTCGAGAGGTTACACCATGCCGCCGTTACTTTTGCTACTGCCGGTGGCGATATCAAGCCCTTGTTCGACCGCTACCATTTTCTCCGAGCTATTTACAAGCACCACTGCAATGCCGAGGACGAG GTTATCTTTCCAGCTCTGGATATACGTGTAAAGAATGTTGCCCGAACTTACTCACTAGAGCATGAGGGAGAAATTGTTCTTTTTGATCAGTTGTTTGAGCTGTTAAAGTCAAATTTGCAAAATGAAGAAAGCTATAGAAGAGAGTTGGCTTCTTGTACTGGAGCTCTTCAAACATCAATTAGCCAGCATATGTTCAAGGAAGAGGAACag GTCTTCCCCTTGCTTATTGAGAAGTTTTCATTTGAAGAGCAGGCCATGTTGGTATGGCAGTTTCTTTGCAGCATTCCTGTCAACATGATGGCGAAGTTTCTTCCTTGGCTTTCTTCCTCTATATCATCTGATGAACGTCAGGACATGCAGAAGTGCTTGTGCAAGATAATTCCAGAAGAGAAGCTTCTTCAGCAG GTTGTATTTGCCTGGATGGAAGGGCTAAGAGTGTCTGAAATGCAGAAAAGTTGCGAAGATAATCTTAAGGTCAGATGTCAAGATTCTGTGGCTAGCGCCTTTATCAGTCAGACTGAGCAGGGGAAGTGTGCATGTGAATCTTCCAAAACTGGTAAAAGGAAGCATATGGAACTAAATGCTGATCATACCAATTCCACTGTTTCTTGTCCTATAGATGAAATATTGCTTTGGCATAAAGCTATAAAAATAGAGTTGAATGATATAGCCGAGGCTGCTAGGAAGATACAAATTTCTGGAGATTTTTCTGATTTGTTTGCATTCAACAAGAGGCTGCAATTCATTGCAGAGGTCTGCATCTTTCACAG CATTGCTGAGGACAAAATTATATTCCCTGCTGTAGATGCAGAACTCTCTTTTGCTCAGGAGCATGCagaagaaaaaattcaatttgaCAAGCTTAGGTGCCTGATAGAAAGCATCCAAAGTGCTGAAGCCAACTCAACATCTGCTGAATTTTGTACAAGGTTGTGCTCTCAGGCTGATCAAATAATGGACAACATACAGAAACATTTTCATGATGAGGAAGCTCAG GTTCTTCCACTTGCTCGAAAGCATTTTAGCCCTGAAAAACAGCGTGAACTCCTGTATAAGAGTTTATGTGTGATGCCCTTGAAATTGATTGAATGTGTCTTGCCATGGTTGGTAGGATCAGTTAGTGATGAAGAAGCCTCATTCTTCCTCCAGAATATGTATATGGCAG CTCCAGCATCAGATTCTGCACTGGTCAAACTTTTTTCTGGCTGGGCCTGTAAAGGTCGTTTAAGGAATGTTTGCTTGTCTTCAAGTGCAATTAGTGGTTGTTCTGCAAGGGTGTCGACCAGCAAGGAAGAATATGTTAGCCAACCGCTCTGTGCATGCGCTTCTTTGTCTTCTTCTGAGGAAAAACGTTCATTCACTCAAGCAGATGACAATAGAAGGCCGGTCAAACGTGGAATCTCAATACCACAGGAAGACAGTGATGCTCATCATTCTACAGAAGCTGGGAATTCCGTTATATTACCTTGCAGTAATCAGTCTTGCTGTGTCCCTGGGTTAGGAGTGAATGGCAATAATTTAGGAGTGACTTTAGCTGCAGCAAAGTCACTACGCTCCCTATCCTTTAGTCCTTCTGCTCCTTCCCTTAATTCAAGTCTTTTTAACTGGGAAATAGACATAGCCTGTACTGACGCTGGATCTGCAACACGACCTATTGATaacatatttaaatttcataaaGCCATTCGCAAAGACTTGGAGTATTTGGACGTTGAATCCGGAAAGCTTAATGATTGCAATGAGACCTTTCTTAGGCAGTTTACTGGCAGATTTCGTTTGTTATGGGGTTTATATCGGGCTCATAGTAATGCAGAGGATGATATAGTATTCCCAGCATTAGAATCTAAAGAGACTCTTCATAATGTGAGCCACTCTTACACTCTGGACCACAAGCAGGAAGAGAAACTATTTGAGGATATTTCTTCTGTGCTTTCTGCACTTACACAACTGCATGAGCGCTTGAACAGTACAAAATTTTCTGATCATTCAGTTGAAAGTAACTTTGATTCTTCTGATCATAATGATACCATGAGAAAGTACGATGAGCTCTCCACTAAGCTTCAGGGCATGTGCAAATCCATTAGAGTAACATTGGATCAACATGTTTTCCGGGAAGAACTAGAGTTGTGGCCACTGTTTGACAGACATTTTTCTGTGGAAGATCAGGACAAAATTGTTGGTAGAATAATTGGTACCACAGGTGCAGAAGTCCTTCAATCAATGTTGCCATGGGTCACTTCTGCTCTTACTCAGGAGGAGCAGAATAAAATGATGGACACGTGGAAGAATGCAACTAAAAATACAATGTTCAGTGAATGGCTTAATGAATGGTGGGAGGGAAATTCTGCTGCATCTCCACAGACGACAACATCGGGGAGTAGCATTTCACTAG gCACTGATGCTTATGAAAGCTTGGACCACAGTGATCTCACTTTCAAGCCTGGATGGAAAGATATCTTTAGGATGAATCAAAATGAGCTTGAATCTGAAATAAGAAAAGTTTCTAGAGATTCAACTCTTGATCCAAGAAGAAAAGCATATCTTATTCAAAATCTTATGACCAG TCGGTGGATAGCATCTCAGCAGAAGTTACCTCAGGCAACAGCAGGTGAAAGTTCAAATTCTGAAGATTTACTTGCATGTTCTCCATCGTTTCGTGATTCAGAGAAACAAGTATTTGGGTGTGAGCATTACAGCAGAAATTGTAAGCTCCGTGCTGCTTGCTGTGGCAAGTTATTTACATGCAGGTTCTGCCATGATAAAATCAGTGACCATTCAATGGATAG GAAGGCTACAACTGAAATGATGTGTATGCGCTGCTTGAAAATTCAGCCTGTTGGACCAGTTTGCTCAACTCCTTCATGTGGTGGACTATCAATGGCAAAGTACTATTGCAGTATTTGCAAATTTTTTGATGATGAAAG gACAGTTTATCATTGTCCTTTTTGCAATTTATGCCGTCTGGGGAACGGACTTGGCATTGATTACTTTCACTGCATGACGTGCAATTGTTGCCTGGGGATAAAGTTAGTAGATCACAAGTGCCGGGAGAAAGGTCTGGAAACAAACTGTCCCATttgctgtgattttttgttCACGTCAAGTGCGACTGTTCGAGCTCTTCCATGTGGCCATTTTATGCATTCAGATTGCTTCCAG GCGTACACCTGCAGTCACTATGTTTGCCCAATTTGTAGCAAATCTTTGGGAGATATGGCC GTTTACTTCGGCATGCTTGATGCTCTATTGGCTTCTGAGGAACTCCCAGAAGAATACAGGGATCGTTGTCAG GATATACTGTGCAACGACTGTGATAAGAAGGGGACCGCAGCCTTCCACTGGCTATACCACAAGTGTGGGTTTTGCGAATCCTATAATACCCGGGTAATTAAGGTTGATTCCAGTCACAACTGTTCAACATCAAACTAG